Proteins from one Microtus pennsylvanicus isolate mMicPen1 chromosome 7, mMicPen1.hap1, whole genome shotgun sequence genomic window:
- the Or10c1 gene encoding olfactory receptor 10C1 → MGTNASLVTEFVLVGFSRLVHLQGLLFSLFLAVYLLTVAGNLLIVALVSTDAALQSPMYFFLRILSALEICYTSVTVPLLLHHLLTGRRHIPRSGCALQMFFFLFFGATECCLLAAMAYDRYAAICEPLRYQMLLSRRVCVQLAGAAWACGALVGLGHTSFIFSLPFCGPNAIPHFFCEIQPVLQLVCGDTSLNELQIILAAALIILCPFGLILSSYGRILVTIFRIPSAAGRRKAFSTCSSHLVVVSLFYGTAIFIYIRPKASYDPATDPLLSLFYAVITPILNPVIYSLRNADVKAALKRSIQKMGPSEI, encoded by the coding sequence ATGGGCACCAACGCCTCCCTGGTGACTGAGTTTGTACTGGTGGGCTTCTCGCGTCTGGTCCATCTTCAaggcctcctcttctccctcttcctggcTGTCTACCTGCTCACGGTGGCAGGCAATCTCCTCATTGTGGCGCTAGTCTCCACAGACGCAGCGCTGCAATCccccatgtatttcttcctccGCATCCTCTCAGCCCTGGAGATCTGCTACACGTCGGTCACCGTCCCCTTGCTGCTGCACCATCTGCTCACTGGTCGGCGCCACATCCCGCGCTCCGGCTGCGCTCTGCAGatgttctttttcctcttctttggtGCCACCGAGTGCTGCCTGCTAGCTGCCATGGCTTATGACCGCTATGCTGCTATCTGTGAGCCCCTGCGCTACCAAATGCTGCTCAGCAGGCGGGTGTGTGTGCAGCTCGCCGGTGCGGCGTGGGCCTGCGGGGCTTTAGTGGGGCTGGGCCACAcctccttcatcttctccttGCCCTTCTGTGGCCCCAACGCTATCCCTCACTTCTTCTGTGAGATTCAGCCCGTGCTGCAGTTGGTGTGTGGAGACACCTCGCTCAACGAGCTGCAGATTATCCTGGCTGCCGCCCTCATCATCTTGTGTCCCTTTGGCCTCATCCTTAGTTCCTATGGGCGGATTCTGGTCACTATCTTCCGCATCCCATCAGCTGCTGGTCGCCGCAAGGCCTTCTCCACCTGTTCTTCCCACCTGGTAGTGGTGTCTCTCTTCTACGGTACTGCCATCTTTATCTATATCCGCCCTAAGGCCAGCTACGACCCAGCCACGGACCCCCTGCTGTCCCTCTTCTATGCTGTGATCACCCCCATCCTCAATCCTgtcatctacagcctgaggaatgCTGATGTCAAGGCCGCTCTA